Proteins encoded in a region of the Raphanus sativus cultivar WK10039 chromosome 8, ASM80110v3, whole genome shotgun sequence genome:
- the LOC108820425 gene encoding beta-glucuronosyltransferase GlcAT14A-like encodes MEKSMSQGHKFSSSMGYANMEKKWVFSLLITSLVFIFLILTYFNMSLLLSSLRPPIIETSPHSKVDKLPRFAYLVSGSKGDLESLWRTLRALYHPRNQYIVHMDLESPVDERLELASRISNDSMYSKIGNVYMITKANLVTYTGPTMVANTLHACAIFLKRSPDWDWFINLSASDYPLVTQDDLLYTFSTLDRNLNFIEHTADLGWKNKYRAMPLIIDPALYMLNKSNILWVRPGRSLPNAFKLHTGSAWMVLSRPFVEYIIWGWDNLPRTLLMYYTNFVSSPEFYFHTIICNVPEFSKTVLNHDLHYIAWHRPPRQHPRLLSLTNMRPMIASGAAFARKFSRNDSVLDRIDKELLMRTNQEGFTPGGWCGGKPECSVVEDVARISPGSGAERLKGLVDRLVSEAKSRKSCGKRNLLQWDHGYL; translated from the exons ATGGAGAAGTCTATGTCTCAAGGTCACAAGTTCTCTTCATCAATGGGGTATGCAAACATGGAGAAGAAATGGGTATTCTCATTACTAATAACATCTCTAGTTTTCATTTTCCTCATCTTAACTTACTTCAACATGAGTCTATTATTGTCTTCACTTCGACCACCAATCATTGAAACTTCCCCACATTCCAAAGTTGACAAGCTCCCACGTTTCGCTTACCTTGTCTCGGGATCTAAAGGAGATCTTGAAAGCCTTTGGAGAACTCTTAGAGCATTGTACCATCCAAGAAACCAATACATTGTTCACATGGATCTTGAATCACCCGTTGACGAGAGACTAGAGCTGGCTTCTCGCATTAGTAACGACTCTATGTATTCAAAGATTGGTAATGTTTATATGATAACTAAAGCTAATCTTGTAACCTATACCGGACCAACAATGGTGGCGAATACTCTTCATGCTTGTGCCATTTTTCTTAAGAGAAGCCCTGACTGGGACTGGTTTATCAATCTCAGTGCTTCGGATTATCCACTTGTGACTCAAGATG ATTTGTTGTATACATTTTCAACTTTGGACCGTAACCTCAACTTTATTGAGCACACAGCTGACTTAGGTTGGAAAAA CAAATACCGAGCAATGCCGTTAATAATTGATCCTGCACTCTACATGctaaacaaatcaaacattttGTGGGTCAGGCCTGGTCGAAGTTTACCAAATGCGTTTAAGTTACATACCG GATCAGCTTGGATGGTTCTCTCGCGTCCATTCGTGGAGTATATCATTTGGGGCTGGGACAACTTACCAAGAACTTTACTCATGTATTACACAAACTTTGTTTCTTCTCCTGAGTTTTACTTCCACACAATCATATGTAACGTGCCTGAGTTCTCCAAAACCGTGTTGAACCATGATCTTCACTACATTGCGTGGCACAGACCGCCCAGGCAGCATCCTCGCTTGTTGTCCTTAACAAACATGAGACCGATGATTGCCAGCGGTGCTGCATTTGCTCGAAAATTCAGTAGAAACGACAGTGTTTTGGATAGGATTGATAAGGAACTGCTTATGCGTACGAACCAAGAGGGTTTCACTCCCGGTGGGTGGTGCGGTGGGAAACCTGAGTGCTCGGTTGTGGAAGACGTGGCTAGAATTAGTCCTGGATCAGGAGCAGAGAGGCTCAAGGGGCTTGTAGATAGGTTAGTTTCAGAAGCTAAATCAAGAAAGAGTTGTGGGAAACGTAATTTACTACAATGGGACCACGggtatttgtaa